The Nitrospinota bacterium genome includes a region encoding these proteins:
- a CDS encoding S41 family peptidase has protein sequence VFREMQLETEGQFGGLGIEITIKDEQLTVVAPIDDTPADKAGIEAGDKIIKINGESTKNITLLQAVKKLRGSKGTKVTITIIREGLDEQKDFTITRDIIKIKSVSKRMLDDKIGYIKIRSFQKNTSKELDVALKELEKGIMHGLIMDLRNNPGGLLEQAVSVSDKFLEGEKLVVFTKGRVKDQNMRFHSKSKDARVKYPMVVLVNAGSASASEIVAGALQDLERAVILGTPTFGKGSVQTVFPLSDGSGLRLTTSKYYTPKGRLIQGKGIIPDILVENRPIKSARLSESEKKMIIIREKDLKNHLKGEGEKSNDKSLKKELDQKSETTILASKEDLQLQRAIDVLKGWKVFKETL, from the coding sequence GTATTTAGAGAGATGCAGTTAGAAACTGAAGGTCAATTTGGTGGCCTTGGTATTGAAATCACTATTAAAGATGAACAGCTTACTGTCGTTGCTCCTATAGATGATACTCCTGCTGACAAAGCAGGGATAGAAGCGGGGGATAAAATTATAAAAATAAATGGAGAGTCTACGAAAAACATAACCTTATTACAAGCTGTTAAAAAATTAAGAGGATCAAAAGGGACAAAAGTAACTATTACGATTATAAGGGAAGGCTTAGATGAACAAAAAGATTTTACCATAACAAGAGATATTATTAAGATAAAAAGCGTAAGTAAACGTATGTTAGATGATAAGATCGGTTATATAAAGATTCGTAGTTTTCAAAAGAATACAAGCAAAGAACTAGACGTGGCATTAAAGGAATTAGAAAAAGGCATTATGCACGGCTTGATTATGGATCTAAGAAACAATCCAGGAGGACTTTTAGAACAGGCCGTTTCAGTATCAGATAAATTTTTAGAGGGAGAAAAACTTGTTGTTTTTACCAAAGGGAGAGTGAAAGACCAAAATATGCGTTTTCACTCTAAAAGTAAGGATGCTCGTGTAAAATATCCCATGGTGGTCCTGGTAAATGCTGGAAGTGCAAGCGCCTCTGAGATTGTTGCAGGGGCATTACAGGATCTGGAAAGAGCTGTTATTTTAGGAACCCCTACTTTTGGTAAAGGTTCGGTACAAACTGTTTTTCCCCTCAGTGATGGTTCTGGGTTAAGATTAACCACATCAAAATATTACACTCCGAAAGGAAGATTGATTCAGGGCAAAGGAATCATTCCTGATATATTAGTAGAAAATAGACCAATAAAAAGCGCAAGGCTTTCAGAATCGGAGAAAAAGATGATAATCATTAGAGAAAAAGATCTAAAAAATCATCTAAAGGGGGAAGGCGAAAAATCAAACGATAAATCTCTAAAAAAAGAATTGGATCAAAAGAGCGAAACGACCATCCTCGCTTCTAAAGAAGACCTACAATTACAGAGAGCTATTGACGTTTTAAAGGGATGGAAGGTTTTTAAAGAAACCCTTTAA